From the Actinopolymorpha singaporensis genome, the window TGTACGTCGCACCCGAGGCTCGCGGGCGGGGCCTGGCCCGCCGGATGCTCGCCGCCCTGGAACGCGACGCCGCCGCGGCCGGGAAGACCCGGATGGTTCTGGAGACCGGCCTCGGCCAGCCGGAGGCGATCACGCTCTACCTGTCCGCGGGTTACGCGCCGATCCCGTCGTTCGGCCTGCACCGCGACTCACCCGGCAACCGGTGCTACGCCAGGTCACTGGCGACCGGGACCGATCCGGCGCCGGAGCAGGTGGGCGGAGCTCAGCGGTAGCCGAAGTCCTGCGTCCACCACGGTCCACCGGGCCCGATGTGGGCACCGACGCCGATCGCCTTGATCTTGCAGTTCAGCATGTTCTCGCGGTGGCCCCGGCTGTCCAGCCAGGCCCGGGTGACGTCCTGCGGTGTCTGCTGGCCGCGGGCGATGTTCTCCGCGGCGGGAGCGTCGTAGCCGGCGGCCCGGATGCGGTCCCAGGGAGTCCTGCCGTCCGGCGTGTTGTGCCCGAAGTAGTCGCGGGCGGCCATGTCGGCGGAGTGCGCGTGCGCGACGGATCGCAGCCGGTCGTCCACCCGCAGCGGTGCGCAGCCGACGCGCGCACGGGCGGCGTTGGTCAGCAGGACCACCTGGGTCTCGTACAAGGCCTCCTCGCGGGTACTGGTGGTTCCCGAATCGGTCTGCGGCCTGGCGGTGCGGGCGGGAGGCGCGGCTCCCGAGTGTGCAGGGACGTACGCCGGGGGGCCGGCGAGTCGACCCTGGCCTTCGGCTGCTCGGCCTTCTCGGCCGCCTTCGGCTCGGGTGGGTCGGCGGCCCTCGCGCTTCTTCGGCGCCGGACCAGCCGGCTTGTCCGCGGGGGCGGTGTTCTTCGGGTGGCGGCGCGCTCCGGCGTGGCCGCGGGCGGCGCCGTCACCCTCTTGGCCGGGTGGGGGCCGGCTTCGCGGCCGGGGCGTCGGCGGCCCGCTCGGGCGTACCGGCGTGAGGCGGATCGGCCACCACGCGTTCCTGGCCGGCCCGGGGAGTCTGGTCGGCGGGCTGGAGGTAGCCGCTCAGCGCGAGCGCACCACCGCCGAGCCCGAGAACCGGTAGCCACCAGTGCCGGGACCATCAGGCGGCGCGACAGCGGGCGCCTGCCTCGGTGGCGCGGCCGGTCCGCCTCCTCGTCCCAGTAGCCGCGGTCGTGACGACCGTCGTCGTGGTGGAGTACGTCTCGGTCCTCGCGCGCCACGGCTTCTCCCAGGTCTCGAGTGCTGGCGGTCGATGGTCGTTCGGTCTGTTTCGCCCCATCGGCGGCACCTGTCGCGGATGTCGGTTACGGAAGATCCGGCACCGGAATATTAGGCGATGCCGGGAG encodes:
- a CDS encoding CAP domain-containing protein, encoding MYETQVVLLTNAARARVGCAPLRVDDRLRSVAHAHSADMAARDYFGHNTPDGRTPWDRIRAAGYDAPAAENIARGQQTPQDVTRAWLDSRGHRENMLNCKIKAIGVGAHIGPGGPWWTQDFGYR
- a CDS encoding GNAT family N-acetyltransferase — protein: MGVLRRTPCCGPGDAEVKRMYVAPEARGRGLARRMLAALERDAAAAGKTRMVLETGLGQPEAITLYLSAGYAPIPSFGLHRDSPGNRCYARSLATGTDPAPEQVGGAQR